A single region of the Ancylobacter novellus DSM 506 genome encodes:
- a CDS encoding ATP-binding protein, with amino-acid sequence MDDDASGRQQLHVPSFVAKLDELTPAQRLIALWIFGGASLAFVIWASVHFELNLATTAAALLIVIVLLSLLDSFVSSAFFSLIAVLSLNYFFVQPLHTLDVSDVQDVAALAAFLVCSLTVTGLVRRLRDSAEVQREQAQLLELTADAIIVRGMDGTISYWNRGAEQLYGWSRAEAAGKVTHDLLQTRFPVPLAQINTLLLDTGRWEGELVHRTRDGTEVPVASRWTLQENARGRPVGILENNTDITERKRADELLHRSQAAFLAEAQRLSHTGSFGWNVVTGRIHWSDETFRIFGYEPAAAPSIDLLIQRAHPDDAALVRETVYNAADGERGFDFEFRLLLPDGAVRHVHAVAHSMRNGSPDLHYVGAVSDITAAKEALAERARAQEMLDRVQTDLAHAARVSVLGELTASIAHEVNQPLTAIASSAAAGVRWLRRPVPNIEEVRELAESIVSDAQRAGEIIARIRSMAARKAPEHTPLVLDEVIGEVLLFLRNEARSRAVTVLQHPAPDAPQVIGDRTQLQQVIVNLAINAMQAMAQAGSPERRVVIRTVATDGIGVRCIVEDSGPGIPPEHMDRLFESFFTTKASGMGMGLPICRSIIEAHGGRIRVDEAGAQGGASFSFTLPAANGPG; translated from the coding sequence TTGGACGACGACGCGAGCGGCCGCCAGCAACTGCATGTACCGTCCTTCGTGGCGAAGCTCGACGAGCTGACGCCCGCCCAGCGCCTGATCGCGCTCTGGATCTTCGGCGGCGCGTCGCTGGCGTTCGTCATCTGGGCGTCGGTGCATTTCGAGCTCAATCTGGCCACGACGGCCGCCGCACTGCTGATCGTCATCGTGCTGCTGTCGCTGCTGGACAGCTTCGTCTCGTCGGCCTTCTTCTCGCTGATCGCGGTCCTCAGCCTCAATTATTTCTTCGTCCAGCCGCTCCACACGCTCGACGTCAGCGACGTGCAGGACGTCGCCGCCCTCGCCGCCTTCCTCGTCTGCTCGCTGACCGTCACCGGGCTGGTCAGGCGGCTGCGCGACTCGGCCGAGGTCCAGCGCGAACAGGCCCAGCTCCTCGAACTCACCGCCGACGCCATCATCGTCCGCGGCATGGACGGCACGATCTCCTACTGGAACCGCGGGGCCGAGCAGCTCTACGGCTGGAGCCGCGCGGAAGCGGCCGGCAAGGTCACGCACGACCTGCTGCAGACCCGCTTCCCGGTGCCGCTGGCGCAGATCAACACGCTGCTGCTCGACACCGGACGCTGGGAGGGCGAGCTGGTGCATCGCACCCGGGACGGCACGGAAGTGCCCGTCGCCTCCCGCTGGACATTGCAGGAGAATGCGCGGGGCCGGCCCGTCGGTATCCTCGAGAACAACACCGACATCACCGAGCGCAAGCGGGCCGACGAGCTGCTGCACCGCAGCCAGGCCGCCTTCCTCGCCGAGGCGCAAAGGCTGAGCCACACCGGCAGCTTCGGCTGGAACGTCGTCACCGGCCGCATCCACTGGTCGGACGAGACCTTCCGCATCTTCGGCTACGAGCCGGCGGCGGCGCCCTCGATCGATCTCCTGATCCAGCGCGCGCATCCCGACGACGCCGCTCTGGTGCGCGAGACCGTCTACAACGCGGCGGATGGCGAGCGCGGCTTCGACTTCGAGTTCCGCCTGCTGCTGCCGGACGGCGCGGTCAGGCATGTGCATGCGGTGGCGCATTCCATGCGCAACGGCTCGCCCGACCTGCACTATGTCGGCGCGGTCTCCGACATCACCGCCGCCAAGGAGGCGCTGGCCGAGCGAGCGCGCGCACAGGAGATGCTCGACCGCGTGCAGACCGACCTCGCCCATGCGGCGCGCGTCTCGGTGCTCGGCGAACTCACCGCCTCCATCGCCCACGAGGTCAACCAGCCGCTCACCGCCATCGCTTCCAGCGCCGCTGCCGGCGTGCGCTGGCTGCGCCGCCCCGTGCCGAACATCGAAGAGGTGCGCGAGCTGGCCGAGAGCATCGTCTCGGATGCGCAGCGGGCCGGCGAGATCATCGCGCGCATCCGCTCCATGGCCGCCCGCAAGGCACCCGAGCACACGCCGCTCGTCCTCGACGAGGTGATCGGCGAGGTGCTGCTGTTCCTGCGCAACGAGGCCCGCTCGCGCGCGGTCACCGTGCTGCAGCACCCCGCGCCCGACGCGCCGCAGGTGATCGGCGACCGCACGCAATTGCAGCAGGTGATCGTCAACCTCGCCATCAACGCCATGCAGGCCATGGCACAGGCGGGCAGCCCCGAGCGGCGGGTCGTCATCCGCACCGTCGCCACCGATGGCATCGGCGTGCGCTGCATCGTCGAGGATAGCGGCCCCGGCATTCCGCCCGAGCATATGGACCGGCTGTTCGAGAGCTTCTTCACCACCAAGGCGTCCGGCATGGGCATGGGCCTGCCGATCTGCCGCTCGATCATCGAGGCGCATGGCGGGCGCATCAGGGTCGACGAAGCGGGTGCGCAGGGCGGCGCCAGCTTCTCCTTCACCCTGCCGGC
- a CDS encoding invasion associated locus B family protein → MTCSRAFKPLVALSLACGLAIGATLAAGAGAAFGQAAPPAKKPAAPAADPNAPQATTATYGDWVVRCAIPPNQTARVCEAGTGVQVQGQQGLLAQIVIGRLNKDQPTRLVIQLPAGVFLPPGATLYLDEKDKSGLATVFATCTQACFADAELKPDQLAALKAAKGPGRLEFVDGARKRIAVPISFNGLPAATEAALSPK, encoded by the coding sequence ATGACCTGCTCCCGCGCCTTCAAGCCCCTCGTCGCCCTGTCGCTGGCCTGCGGGCTCGCCATCGGCGCGACTCTTGCCGCGGGAGCGGGCGCCGCCTTCGGGCAGGCCGCACCGCCGGCGAAGAAGCCGGCCGCGCCGGCTGCCGATCCGAACGCCCCGCAGGCCACCACCGCCACCTATGGCGATTGGGTGGTGCGCTGCGCCATCCCGCCGAACCAGACGGCGCGGGTCTGCGAAGCCGGCACCGGCGTGCAGGTGCAGGGGCAGCAGGGGCTGCTGGCGCAGATCGTCATCGGCCGGCTGAACAAGGACCAGCCGACGCGCCTCGTCATCCAGCTGCCCGCCGGCGTCTTCCTGCCGCCGGGGGCGACGCTCTATCTCGACGAGAAGGACAAGAGCGGGCTCGCCACGGTGTTCGCCACCTGCACCCAGGCCTGCTTCGCCGATGCCGAACTCAAGCCCGACCAGCTCGCCGCGCTGAAGGCGGCCAAGGGGCCGGGCCGGCTGGAGTTCGTCGACGGCGCCCGCAAGCGCATCGCCGTGCCGATCTCCTTCAACGGCCTTCCCGCCGCCACCGAGGCGGCGCTGAGCCCGAAGTGA
- a CDS encoding type II toxin-antitoxin system VapC family toxin, whose amino-acid sequence MFIDASAIVAILGREPGHEEIEKRLADAGGPFFLSPLVTFEASVALARQKTMGGPPSAGLLRQAQAAVDAFADDLAAEEIAITAELGRMAVEASATYGKVVGHAAALNFGDCFAYACAKSLGVPLLYKGNDFAHTDLA is encoded by the coding sequence ATGTTCATCGACGCCTCGGCGATCGTCGCCATCCTCGGGCGCGAGCCGGGCCATGAGGAGATCGAGAAGCGGCTGGCGGATGCCGGCGGGCCGTTCTTCCTCTCGCCGCTGGTGACGTTCGAGGCGTCTGTCGCCCTCGCCCGGCAGAAGACCATGGGCGGGCCGCCTTCGGCCGGGCTGCTGCGGCAGGCCCAGGCTGCGGTGGACGCTTTCGCCGACGATCTGGCGGCGGAGGAGATCGCCATCACGGCGGAGCTCGGCCGCATGGCGGTCGAGGCGAGCGCGACCTATGGCAAGGTGGTCGGGCATGCGGCTGCGCTCAATTTCGGCGACTGCTTCGCCTATGCCTGCGCCAAATCGCTCGGCGTGCCGCTGCTCTACAAGGGCAACGACTTCGCCCATACCGACCTCGCCTGA
- a CDS encoding type II toxin-antitoxin system VapB family antitoxin: MALFIRDPEVDALAEEVRRLTKARTKTEAVRSALKAQLAEARRAQPLRKRLARSKALADAMGRGDPDFDMKAFTDSLWGDA; encoded by the coding sequence ATGGCGCTGTTCATTCGCGACCCGGAGGTGGACGCGCTGGCGGAAGAGGTCCGCCGGCTCACCAAGGCGCGCACCAAGACCGAGGCGGTTCGCAGCGCGCTGAAGGCGCAGCTCGCGGAGGCGCGGCGCGCCCAGCCGCTGCGCAAGCGGCTGGCCCGCTCCAAGGCACTGGCCGACGCGATGGGACGAGGCGATCCGGACTTCGACATGAAGGCCTTTACCGACTCCCTGTGGGGCGACGCCTGA
- a CDS encoding CaiB/BaiF CoA transferase family protein: MTDDPTSSPTAQALTGIRVLDLSRVLAGPWATQILGDLGAEVIKIEKPGAGDDTRGWGPPWLEDGEGNATRESAYFLCANRSKRSVTIDMAQPEGQALIRRLAAQSDVVIENFKVGGLKRYGLDHESLAALNPRLVYCSITGFGQDGPEAGRAGYDFMIQGMSGLMSVTGSPEAEPQKIGVALVDVLTGLNAAIAVLAALQQRERTGRGQHIDVALFDVAMASLANQALNFLVGGTAPRRLGNAHPNIVPYQAFETADGHLILAVGNDAQFARFCRIADLPDIAGDARFATNAGRVAERDLLIPIVAAALKRQTTGEWLAMLDAAGIPAGPINTIAQAFAEPQAIARGLAMNLPHALGGLAPGVRSPLRLSDSPIGGPLAPPTLGQDTEFVLESVLGLSAQERDRLRGAGII, translated from the coding sequence ATGACCGACGACCCGACGAGCTCCCCGACGGCGCAGGCGCTGACCGGGATCCGGGTGCTCGACCTCTCCCGCGTGCTCGCGGGCCCCTGGGCGACGCAGATCCTCGGCGATCTCGGCGCCGAGGTGATCAAGATCGAGAAGCCCGGCGCCGGCGACGACACGCGCGGCTGGGGACCGCCCTGGCTCGAGGACGGCGAGGGGAACGCGACGCGCGAGAGCGCCTATTTCCTCTGCGCCAACCGCAGCAAGCGCTCGGTCACCATCGACATGGCACAGCCGGAAGGCCAGGCGCTGATCCGCCGGCTGGCGGCGCAGAGCGACGTCGTGATCGAGAACTTCAAGGTCGGCGGGCTGAAGCGCTACGGCCTCGACCATGAGAGCCTCGCCGCGCTCAACCCGCGCCTCGTCTACTGCTCGATCACCGGCTTCGGCCAGGACGGGCCGGAGGCGGGGCGCGCCGGCTACGACTTCATGATCCAGGGCATGTCCGGGCTGATGTCGGTCACCGGCAGCCCCGAGGCCGAGCCGCAGAAGATCGGCGTGGCGCTGGTCGACGTGCTCACCGGGCTGAACGCGGCGATCGCCGTGCTGGCGGCGCTGCAGCAGCGCGAGCGCACCGGCCGTGGCCAGCATATCGACGTCGCCCTGTTCGACGTCGCCATGGCGAGCCTCGCCAACCAGGCGCTGAACTTCCTCGTCGGCGGCACGGCGCCGCGGCGGCTCGGCAACGCGCACCCGAACATCGTGCCCTATCAGGCGTTCGAGACCGCCGACGGGCACCTCATCCTCGCGGTCGGCAACGATGCGCAGTTCGCCCGCTTCTGCCGCATCGCCGATCTGCCGGATATCGCCGGCGACGCGCGCTTCGCCACCAATGCCGGGCGGGTGGCGGAACGCGACCTGCTGATCCCCATCGTCGCTGCCGCGCTCAAGCGCCAGACGACGGGCGAGTGGCTCGCCATGCTGGACGCGGCGGGCATTCCGGCCGGACCGATCAACACCATCGCCCAGGCCTTCGCCGAGCCGCAGGCGATTGCGCGGGGACTGGCGATGAACCTCCCCCACGCGCTCGGCGGTCTCGCGCCAGGCGTGCGCAGCCCGCTGCGGCTGAGCGATTCGCCGATTGGCGGCCCGCTGGCGCCGCCGACGCTCGGGCAGGACACGGAGTTCGTGCTGGAAAGCGTGCTCGGCCTGTCGGCGCAGGAGCGCGACCGGCTGCGCGGCGCGGGAATCATCTAG